Proteins encoded within one genomic window of Pararhizobium capsulatum DSM 1112:
- the ilvC gene encoding ketol-acid reductoisomerase, whose protein sequence is MRVYYDRDADLNLIKSKNVVIVGYGSQGRAHALNLKDSGAGNVVIALKAGSATIKKAEADGFKVMTVAEAAKWGDLLMMATPDELQADIYKAEIADNIRDGAAIAFAHGLNVHFGLIEPKDTLDVVMIAPKGPGHTVRGEYQKGGGVPCLVAVEKNASGNALDLALSYACGVGGGRSGIIETNFKEECETDLFGEQVVLCGGLVELIRAGFETLVEGGYAPEMAYFECLHEVKLIVDLIYEGGIANMNYSISNTAEWGEYVSGPRIITAETKAEMKRVLTDIQTGKFTSDWMQEYRSGAARFKGIRRMNDNHQIEEVGAKLRGMMPWIGKNKLVDKAKN, encoded by the coding sequence ATGCGCGTCTATTACGATCGTGATGCCGATCTCAATCTCATCAAGTCCAAGAACGTCGTCATCGTCGGCTACGGCTCCCAGGGTCGCGCCCACGCGCTGAACCTGAAGGACTCGGGCGCCGGTAACGTCGTTATCGCGCTCAAGGCCGGCTCGGCCACGATCAAGAAGGCCGAAGCCGATGGCTTCAAGGTCATGACCGTTGCTGAGGCCGCCAAGTGGGGCGACCTTCTGATGATGGCAACCCCGGACGAACTGCAGGCCGATATCTACAAGGCCGAGATCGCTGACAACATCCGCGACGGCGCTGCCATCGCCTTTGCACACGGCCTTAACGTACACTTCGGCCTCATCGAGCCGAAGGACACGCTCGACGTCGTCATGATCGCGCCGAAAGGCCCGGGCCACACGGTTCGCGGTGAATACCAGAAGGGCGGCGGCGTGCCCTGCCTCGTTGCCGTCGAGAAGAACGCTTCCGGCAACGCGCTTGACCTCGCTCTCTCCTACGCCTGCGGCGTTGGTGGCGGCCGTTCGGGCATCATCGAGACAAACTTCAAGGAAGAGTGCGAAACCGACCTCTTCGGCGAACAGGTCGTTCTCTGCGGCGGTCTGGTCGAGCTGATCCGCGCCGGCTTCGAAACGCTGGTCGAAGGCGGCTATGCCCCGGAAATGGCCTATTTCGAGTGCCTGCACGAAGTGAAGCTGATCGTCGACCTGATCTATGAAGGCGGCATCGCCAATATGAACTACTCGATCTCCAACACGGCGGAATGGGGCGAATACGTCTCGGGTCCGCGCATCATCACGGCCGAAACGAAGGCTGAAATGAAGCGCGTTCTCACCGACATCCAGACCGGCAAGTTCACCTCCGACTGGATGCAGGAATACCGCTCGGGTGCTGCCCGCTTCAAGGGTATCCGTCGCATGAACGACAACCACCAGATCGAAGAAGTCGGCGCCAAGCTGCGCGGCATGATGCCGTGGATCGGCAAGAACAAGCTGGTCGACAAGGCCAAGAACTAA
- a CDS encoding TetR/AcrR family transcriptional regulator C-terminal domain-containing protein — protein sequence MQIAVQPSQPDYSPRQNAVLDSALRLLVDGGEKALTTAGVARAANCSKESLYKWFGDRDGLLSAMIGFQASKVRTFEAHAGRLDVGKLHELLVTFARDLLEVLSGDVSLALNRLAIGQASRDGSKLGHMLQERGRRQIGKRAGALLEAARRARLVRFDDAEEAYGTLYGLVVSDLHLRMLLGEPITEKDRNFDRRAERAIDAFLRLYGTSENTAAS from the coding sequence TTGCAGATCGCCGTCCAACCCAGCCAGCCGGATTATTCGCCGCGCCAGAACGCCGTTCTGGACAGCGCGTTGCGGCTGCTTGTCGATGGTGGCGAAAAGGCATTGACGACGGCGGGTGTTGCGCGCGCTGCCAATTGCTCGAAGGAAAGCCTCTACAAGTGGTTCGGTGATCGCGACGGGTTGCTGTCGGCGATGATCGGTTTTCAGGCGAGCAAGGTCCGTACTTTCGAAGCTCATGCCGGACGTCTTGATGTTGGCAAGCTGCACGAACTGCTGGTGACCTTTGCCCGCGATCTGCTGGAGGTTCTCTCCGGCGATGTTTCGCTGGCGCTCAATCGTCTGGCAATCGGTCAGGCGAGCCGCGATGGCTCGAAGCTTGGTCACATGCTGCAGGAGCGGGGCCGACGCCAGATCGGCAAGCGGGCAGGTGCGCTTCTCGAAGCGGCGCGCCGCGCACGGCTGGTGCGCTTTGACGATGCGGAAGAGGCCTATGGCACGCTCTATGGGCTGGTCGTTTCCGACCTGCACCTGCGCATGCTGCTCGGTGAGCCGATCACCGAGAAGGACAGGAATTTCGACCGGCGGGCGGAGAGGGCGATCGATGCCTTTCTCCGGCTCTACGGCACGAGCGAGAATACGGCGGCGTCCTGA
- a CDS encoding DUF4087 domain-containing protein, with the protein MTSATTTLAALLIALIASTPVLAAETRCGWLQNPTPANWWLDDADGSWTIMSQGAGEGPPGMDLIPDISERDYVRTNGNYGYACACLSVETHDGEGSITEILSVRQLALSKCQNDKNLSSPE; encoded by the coding sequence ATGACGTCAGCGACAACGACACTCGCCGCCCTTCTGATCGCCCTCATCGCATCCACACCCGTTCTCGCAGCAGAGACCCGGTGCGGCTGGCTGCAGAACCCGACGCCCGCCAACTGGTGGCTCGACGATGCCGATGGCAGCTGGACGATCATGAGCCAGGGTGCCGGCGAAGGTCCTCCCGGAATGGACCTGATCCCCGACATCTCCGAGCGCGATTACGTCCGCACCAACGGCAACTACGGCTATGCCTGCGCCTGCCTGTCGGTGGAGACGCATGACGGCGAAGGCAGCATCACCGAGATCCTCTCGGTCCGCCAGCTGGCCTTGTCGAAATGCCAGAACGACAAGAACCTCTCATCCCCGGAATAG
- a CDS encoding Lrp/AsnC family transcriptional regulator, with translation MLDERDRRILTLLQEDASLAVSTLAERVHLSVSACSRRIQRLEETGYIARRIVVLDRERMGVPTTVFALVKTTHHADDWIDIFRKVIGEIPEIVEAHRLTGNYDYILKVVLPRVEHYDVIYKQIVRKVELFDVSASISMEVLKSGTGVPVEYAR, from the coding sequence GTGCTGGACGAAAGAGATCGTAGAATTCTTACCTTGCTGCAGGAAGATGCGAGCCTCGCGGTCAGCACGCTGGCGGAACGTGTTCATCTGTCGGTCTCGGCCTGCTCGCGCCGGATACAGCGGCTTGAAGAGACCGGCTATATCGCGCGGCGGATCGTCGTGCTGGACCGGGAAAGAATGGGCGTGCCTACCACCGTGTTTGCGCTGGTGAAGACGACGCATCATGCCGACGACTGGATCGACATCTTCCGCAAAGTGATCGGCGAGATACCGGAGATCGTTGAGGCGCACCGGCTGACGGGCAATTACGATTACATCCTCAAGGTCGTGCTGCCGCGCGTCGAGCACTATGATGTGATCTACAAGCAGATCGTGCGCAAGGTGGAGCTGTTCGACGTCTCCGCCTCGATCTCTATGGAGGTGCTGAAGAGCGGAACTGGCGTGCCGGTGGAGTATGCGCGGTAA
- a CDS encoding aspartate/glutamate racemase family protein: MRKIGLIGGMSFESSVVYYKLINEMVRERLGDLHSAEVLLHSVDFQTIVDMQKAGRWDDAAKHLADVASSLEAAGAACTLICTNTMHLIAPEVQAATSIPLIDIIDETAAAIRNAGRSRPLLLATRYTMEHGFYTDRMAGHGIDVMVPDADDRTLVHNIIFNELCAGKVLDASRDALFGVIERAVANGADSIILGCTEICLILDPENLPLPGFDSTRIHACAAVRFALAEEAGEERDAA, encoded by the coding sequence ATGCGCAAGATCGGTCTTATCGGCGGAATGAGCTTCGAAAGCTCGGTTGTCTACTACAAGCTGATCAACGAAATGGTCCGCGAACGGCTGGGCGACCTGCATTCGGCCGAAGTGCTGCTGCATTCCGTGGATTTCCAGACGATCGTCGATATGCAGAAGGCCGGCCGCTGGGATGACGCCGCCAAACATCTCGCCGACGTCGCATCCAGCCTCGAGGCCGCCGGTGCCGCCTGCACGCTGATCTGCACCAACACGATGCATCTGATCGCCCCGGAAGTCCAAGCCGCCACCTCGATCCCGCTGATCGACATCATCGACGAAACCGCGGCTGCTATTCGCAACGCCGGCCGATCGCGCCCGCTGCTGCTCGCCACCCGCTATACGATGGAACACGGCTTCTACACCGACCGCATGGCCGGCCACGGCATCGACGTCATGGTACCCGATGCGGATGACCGCACCCTCGTTCACAACATCATCTTCAACGAACTTTGCGCCGGTAAAGTGTTGGACGCATCGCGAGACGCCCTCTTCGGCGTCATCGAACGCGCCGTTGCCAATGGCGCCGACAGCATCATCCTCGGCTGCACCGAAATCTGCCTGATCCTCGATCCCGAAAACCTGCCCCTCCCCGGCTTCGATTCAACCCGAATCCACGCCTGCGCAGCGGTGAGGTTTGCGCTTGCCGAAGAGGCGGGTGAAGAGCGCGACGCGGCGTAA
- a CDS encoding winged helix-turn-helix transcriptional regulator — MNQITRTAAAEKVMVIGGVAYTMANCPVRDVLDNIGGKWNTLIIQGLADGPVRFSALRRMIPDISQRMLTQTLRDLQRDGYLKRTVFPTQPPSVEYELTDLGQSFLAIVLPVVAWSTDNHERIRAARKVYDEGVL; from the coding sequence ATGAACCAGATCACCAGGACAGCGGCCGCCGAGAAAGTGATGGTGATCGGCGGTGTTGCCTACACCATGGCCAATTGCCCGGTACGCGACGTGCTCGACAATATCGGCGGCAAATGGAATACGCTGATCATTCAGGGACTTGCTGATGGCCCGGTGCGTTTTTCCGCGCTGCGCCGGATGATCCCCGACATTTCGCAGCGCATGCTGACCCAGACGCTGCGCGATCTTCAACGCGATGGCTACCTGAAGCGCACGGTGTTTCCGACACAGCCGCCGAGCGTGGAATATGAACTGACGGATCTCGGGCAATCGTTCCTGGCCATCGTGCTGCCGGTCGTGGCGTGGTCCACGGACAATCATGAACGGATCAGGGCTGCGCGGAAGGTTTATGACGAGGGTGTGTTGTAA
- a CDS encoding SDR family oxidoreductase, whose translation MSETLLVTGASGQLGRLVLNALLTSGKVAPADIIATSRDPSKLSAYAEKGVQTRKADFDDAASLATAFAGADRVLVVSTDALDAPGKRLVQHTAAINAAKVAGAKHILYTSMPNPENSAVIFAPEHLGSEAAVKATGLPYTILRNGWYMENLFMGLPHAFSEGKWYTSAGEGKIAHIARADIAAAIADALTSGSTESKTYTLTGTVARTSSEIAEIASKIVGKPLDVVTITDEQLTGGLQAAGLPPFLIPVVVSFDTNTREGKIAMVTDDAKTLSGKPLTSIETFFETNKAAFAG comes from the coding sequence ATGTCCGAAACCCTTCTCGTTACCGGCGCCTCTGGCCAGCTTGGCCGCCTCGTGCTCAATGCCCTGCTCACCTCCGGCAAGGTTGCGCCGGCAGACATCATCGCCACATCGCGCGATCCGTCCAAGCTTTCGGCCTATGCCGAAAAGGGCGTACAGACCCGCAAGGCCGATTTCGACGATGCCGCATCGCTTGCAACCGCCTTTGCCGGTGCAGACCGTGTTCTGGTCGTTTCCACCGACGCGCTCGATGCGCCGGGCAAGCGCCTCGTCCAGCACACCGCCGCCATCAACGCCGCCAAGGTCGCTGGCGCCAAGCATATCCTCTACACCTCGATGCCGAACCCGGAGAATTCCGCCGTCATCTTCGCCCCTGAGCATCTGGGCAGCGAAGCAGCCGTCAAGGCGACGGGCCTTCCCTACACGATCCTGCGCAATGGCTGGTACATGGAAAACCTGTTCATGGGTCTGCCGCACGCCTTCTCCGAGGGCAAATGGTATACCTCGGCCGGTGAAGGCAAGATCGCCCATATCGCCCGTGCCGACATCGCCGCCGCAATCGCCGACGCTTTGACCTCGGGTTCAACGGAAAGCAAGACGTATACGCTGACCGGCACTGTCGCGCGCACTTCTTCGGAAATCGCTGAAATCGCATCGAAAATCGTCGGAAAGCCGCTCGATGTGGTGACGATCACCGACGAACAGCTGACCGGCGGCCTTCAGGCGGCCGGTCTTCCGCCCTTCCTGATCCCCGTGGTGGTGTCCTTCGACACCAACACCCGCGAAGGCAAGATCGCCATGGTCACCGACGATGCCAAAACGCTTTCCGGCAAGCCACTGACGTCGATCGAAACCTTCTTCGAGACAAACAAGGCCGCTTTTGCGGGCTAG
- a CDS encoding pyridoxine 5'-phosphate synthase produces MAAKLSVNMNAVAMLRNRRDLPWPSVTALGRIALQAGASGLTVHPRPDQRHIRFSDLAPIRNLIDDEFPDAEFNMEGYPNAEFLELVERHQPEQVTLVPDDPAQATSDHGWDFRANAELLADVTARLKKNGLRVSVFADGTPDREALTIARETGADRIELYTGPYGGCFDDEQKAAMIAIELGKTAKIGHELGLGVNAGHDLTVANMPLLAKHIPMLDEVSIGHGLTADALEFGMAETVRRFRRACGQTV; encoded by the coding sequence ATGGCTGCGAAACTCTCCGTGAACATGAACGCTGTCGCGATGCTGAGAAATCGCCGCGATCTTCCCTGGCCTTCGGTTACTGCGCTCGGCAGAATTGCGCTGCAGGCGGGCGCAAGCGGCCTGACGGTTCATCCGCGGCCGGACCAGCGGCATATCCGTTTTTCCGATCTGGCGCCGATTCGTAATCTGATCGACGACGAGTTTCCGGATGCCGAATTCAACATGGAAGGCTATCCGAACGCCGAATTCCTGGAGCTTGTGGAGCGCCACCAGCCCGAGCAGGTGACACTCGTGCCGGACGATCCCGCGCAGGCGACATCCGATCACGGTTGGGATTTTCGCGCCAATGCTGAACTGCTTGCCGACGTGACGGCGCGGCTGAAGAAGAACGGCCTCAGGGTCTCTGTCTTCGCCGACGGTACGCCGGACAGAGAGGCGCTGACGATCGCGCGGGAAACCGGCGCCGATCGTATCGAGCTCTATACCGGCCCTTATGGCGGCTGTTTTGATGATGAGCAAAAGGCAGCAATGATCGCCATCGAGCTCGGGAAAACTGCGAAAATCGGCCATGAACTGGGCCTTGGGGTCAATGCCGGGCACGATCTGACCGTCGCCAACATGCCGCTGCTGGCAAAGCATATTCCGATGCTGGACGAAGTCTCCATCGGCCATGGGTTGACGGCGGATGCGCTTGAGTTTGGCATGGCGGAAACCGTCCGGCGCTTCCGCAGGGCGTGCGGCCAGACCGTCTGA